From one Heterodontus francisci isolate sHetFra1 chromosome 17, sHetFra1.hap1, whole genome shotgun sequence genomic stretch:
- the LOC137378575 gene encoding uncharacterized protein yields MTIRHLEVADLSPVQSLGYVSPSWPEPRDPKPTCRAPETLNPLAEPQDLTPLSEPPRPQSPPCRAPKTPNARAEPRRPQAPLAEPLTPFAEPPRPRIPLSEPPAPSPLQSRQDPNPSCRAPSNTDNNGLRSLPLPLYNNAQEYLPVAAIWSPASVPPGFNRSEPEGT; encoded by the exons ATGACAattagacatttggaggtagctgatctgaGTCCAGTGCAGTCTCTGGGTTATGTGAGCCCTTCTTGGCCTG AGCCCCGAGACCCCAAGCccacttgcagagcccctgagaccctgaATCCCCTTGCAGAACCCCAAGACCTGACCCCCCTTTCAGAGCCGCCAAGACCCCAATCccctccttgcagagcccccaagaccccaaACGCCCGTGCAGAGCCCCGGAGACCCCAAgctccccttgcagagcccctgacccCCTTTGCAGAACCCCCAAGACCACGAAttcccctttcagagcccccagcCCCCTCCCCCTTGCAGAGCCGCCAAGACCCCAACccctcttgcagagcccccagcaacacagacaacaaTGGCCTCCGATCCCTCCCTCTGCCCCTATACAATAATGCTCAGGAGTATCTACCCGTCGCAGCAATATGGTCTCCTGCCTCGGTGCCACCAGGTTTTAACAGAAGTGAAcccgaaggcacatga